One genomic segment of Amycolatopsis sp. WQ 127309 includes these proteins:
- a CDS encoding LysR substrate-binding domain-containing protein — MVTTPLACEELVLATAPGGSRSAPGDLSGLSLVDFPAGWAIREVVDRAFADRRVSLEADDLTAAASLVRAGLAACVLPASAAARFPEVTARRFAAPPLWQLAATHREEPPAPVAAVLAHLG, encoded by the coding sequence CTGGTCACCACTCCCCTGGCGTGTGAAGAACTCGTCCTCGCCACCGCCCCCGGCGGCTCCCGCTCCGCGCCCGGTGACCTGTCCGGGCTCTCGCTCGTCGACTTCCCGGCCGGGTGGGCGATCCGGGAGGTCGTCGACCGCGCGTTCGCCGACCGCCGCGTCAGCCTGGAGGCCGACGACCTCACCGCCGCGGCTTCGCTGGTGCGGGCCGGGCTGGCCGCCTGCGTTCTGCCGGCGTCGGCCGCGGCGCGGTTTCCCGAGGTCACCGCGCGGCGGTTCGCCGCTCCCCCGCTCTGGCAGCTCGCCGCGACCCACCGCGAGGAGCCGCCGGCGCCCGTCGCCGCCGTGCTCGCTCACCTAGGCTGA
- a CDS encoding carbonic anhydrase has product MSARPRLGLAVLACMDARMNVYRLLGLQEGDAHVIRNAGGAVTDDAIRSLTVSQHLLGTREIVLLHHHDCGMRTFTDTEFARRLEERTGIRPGWAAESFTDPAQDVRQCIARLRASPFLPHTGAVRGFVLDERTGVLDEVT; this is encoded by the coding sequence ATGTCGGCGAGACCGCGGCTCGGCCTGGCGGTGCTCGCGTGCATGGACGCGAGGATGAACGTCTACCGCCTGCTCGGGCTCCAGGAGGGTGACGCGCACGTCATCCGCAACGCCGGTGGCGCCGTCACCGACGACGCCATCCGGTCGCTGACCGTCAGCCAGCACCTGCTCGGCACCCGCGAGATCGTGCTGCTGCACCACCACGACTGCGGGATGCGCACCTTCACCGACACGGAGTTCGCGCGGCGGCTGGAAGAACGCACCGGGATCCGGCCGGGCTGGGCAGCGGAGTCGTTCACCGACCCGGCCCAGGACGTCCGCCAGTGCATCGCGCGGCTGCGGGCCAGCCCGTTCCTGCCGCACACCGGCGCGGTGCGCGGGTTCGTCCTCGACGAGCGGACCGGCGTGCTGGACGAGGTGACGTGA
- the sucD gene encoding succinate--CoA ligase subunit alpha → MAIFLDENSRIVVSGITGTEGAKHTARMLAAGTNVVGGVNPRKAGQHVEIAGSTLPVFGSVADAMAGTGADVCVLFVPPPFVEGAVVEAVDAGIGLAVVITEGVPVHDTARLWAHAVAAGGRTRIIGPNCPGVISPGRSNAGIIPADITGPGRIGLVSKSGTLTYQLMHELRDIGFSTCVGIGGDPIIGTTHIDAVEAFEKDPDTDLIVLIGEIGGDAEERAAEYVRAHVSKPVVGYVAGFTAPEGRTMGHAGAIVSGSSGTAEAKKTALEAAGIRVGRTPSETAALAREILG, encoded by the coding sequence GTGGCCATCTTCCTGGACGAGAACAGCCGGATCGTCGTCTCGGGCATCACCGGCACCGAGGGCGCGAAGCACACCGCGCGGATGCTCGCCGCCGGGACGAACGTCGTCGGCGGGGTGAACCCGCGCAAAGCCGGGCAGCACGTGGAGATCGCGGGTTCGACGCTGCCGGTCTTCGGCAGCGTCGCCGACGCGATGGCCGGGACCGGCGCCGACGTCTGCGTGCTGTTCGTGCCGCCGCCGTTCGTCGAAGGCGCCGTCGTCGAAGCCGTCGACGCCGGGATCGGCCTCGCGGTGGTGATCACCGAAGGCGTCCCGGTGCACGACACCGCGCGGCTGTGGGCGCACGCCGTCGCCGCGGGCGGGCGGACCCGGATCATCGGGCCGAACTGCCCCGGCGTCATCTCCCCCGGCAGGTCCAACGCCGGGATCATCCCCGCCGACATCACCGGGCCGGGGCGGATCGGGCTCGTCTCGAAGTCCGGCACGCTGACCTACCAGCTCATGCACGAGCTGCGCGACATCGGCTTCTCCACGTGCGTCGGGATCGGCGGCGACCCGATCATCGGGACGACGCACATCGACGCCGTCGAGGCGTTCGAGAAGGACCCGGACACCGACCTGATCGTGCTGATCGGCGAGATCGGCGGTGACGCCGAAGAGCGGGCCGCGGAGTACGTGCGCGCCCACGTGTCCAAGCCGGTCGTGGGTTACGTCGCGGGCTTCACCGCGCCCGAAGGCAGGACCATGGGCCACGCGGGCGCGATCGTGTCCGGCTCGTCCGGCACGGCCGAGGCGAAGAAGACGGCGCTGGAGGCGGCCGGGATCCGCGTCGGCCGGACGCCGAGCGAGACCGCGGCCCTCGCCCGCGAAATCCTCGGCTGA
- the sucC gene encoding ADP-forming succinate--CoA ligase subunit beta, with protein sequence MDLFEHEARDLFEKHGVPVPRGRVAADPAAARDAAVSLGGPVVVKAQVKTGGRGKAGGVRVVRAADDAEQAADDILGMDIKGHTVHRVLVTEASEIAEEYYVSFLLDRAGRTFLAMASTEGGMEIEEVAATKPEALLRVPVDAVRGVDAAAVAEAFPADVREEAAEVVQKLWDVFVAEDATLVEVNPLARTTTGIVALDGKITLDDNADFRRSVSFDDPHDGDPLERAAREKGLNYVKLDGDVGVIGNGAGLVMSTLDVVAAAAADVGARGPANFLDIGGGASAEVMVAGLTVILGDPQVRSVFVNVFGGITACDAVATGIVRSLEVLGERATKPLVVRLDGNNVAEGRRILDQAAHPLVTVVATMDDAAREAAKLAIAEV encoded by the coding sequence ATGGACCTCTTCGAACACGAAGCCCGAGATCTCTTCGAGAAACACGGCGTGCCCGTCCCCCGCGGCCGCGTCGCCGCCGATCCCGCCGCCGCCCGCGACGCCGCCGTGTCTCTCGGCGGCCCGGTGGTGGTCAAGGCCCAGGTGAAGACGGGCGGCCGCGGCAAGGCGGGCGGCGTCCGCGTCGTGCGCGCGGCCGACGACGCCGAGCAGGCCGCCGACGACATCCTCGGCATGGACATCAAGGGGCACACCGTGCACCGGGTGCTCGTCACCGAGGCGAGCGAGATCGCCGAGGAGTACTACGTCTCGTTCCTGCTCGACCGCGCCGGCCGCACGTTCCTGGCCATGGCGTCGACCGAGGGCGGCATGGAGATCGAGGAGGTCGCCGCGACGAAACCCGAAGCGCTGCTACGGGTTCCGGTGGACGCCGTGCGCGGAGTGGACGCTGCCGCGGTGGCCGAAGCCTTCCCGGCCGACGTCCGGGAGGAGGCCGCGGAGGTCGTCCAGAAGCTGTGGGACGTCTTCGTCGCCGAAGATGCGACGCTCGTCGAGGTCAACCCGCTGGCCCGCACCACCACCGGGATCGTCGCCCTGGACGGCAAGATCACCCTCGACGACAACGCGGACTTCCGCCGCTCGGTGTCGTTCGACGACCCGCATGACGGCGACCCGCTGGAACGGGCGGCCCGGGAGAAGGGCCTCAACTACGTCAAGCTGGACGGCGACGTCGGCGTGATCGGCAACGGCGCCGGGCTCGTCATGTCCACATTGGACGTCGTCGCGGCGGCCGCCGCGGACGTCGGCGCGCGCGGCCCGGCGAACTTCCTCGACATCGGTGGCGGCGCCTCGGCCGAGGTGATGGTCGCCGGGCTGACCGTGATCCTCGGCGACCCGCAGGTCCGCAGCGTGTTCGTCAACGTCTTCGGCGGTATCACCGCCTGCGACGCCGTCGCGACCGGGATCGTGCGCTCGCTGGAGGTCCTCGGCGAGCGGGCCACGAAACCGCTCGTCGTGCGGCTCGACGGCAACAACGTGGCCGAGGGCAGGCGGATCCTCGACCAAGCCGCGCACCCGCTGGTCACCGTGGTGGCCACCATGGACGACGCCGCGCGCGAAGCGGCGAAGCTCGCGATCGCGGAGGTCTGA
- a CDS encoding thiamine pyrophosphate-binding protein, producing the protein MTTTGTTAGESARATNGAEPAPAEISGGHLVAKALKAEGVDTIFTLCGGHIIDIYDGCVDEGIKVIDVRHEQVAAHAADGYARITGKPGCAVVTAGPGTTDAVTGVANALRAESPMLLIGGQGALTQHKMGSLQDLPHVDMMTPITKFAATVPHTARVADLVSMAFREAYAGAPGPSFLEIPRDVLDARVPLEKARIPEAGRYRASTRNAGDPADIEKLADMLVHARKPAILLGSQVWTTRATTPAVDLVRTLNIPAYMNGAGRGTLPPGDPHHFQLSRRYAFDNADVIVIVGTPFDFRMGYGKRLSPDATVVQIDLDYRTVGKNRDIDLGIVGDAGQVLAAVAEAASARTDNGSVGRKVWLEELQAVEEKAKQKRLPLQHSDATPIHPYRLVHEINEFLTEDSIYIGDGGDIVTFSGQVVQPKSPGHWMDPGPLGTLGVGIPFVLAAKHARPDKEVVALFGDGAFSLTGWDFETLVRFDLPFVGIVGNNSSMNQIRYGQAAKYGLPRERVGNTLGDVRYDEFARMLGGYGEEVRDPAGIAPALQRARESGKPSLINVWVDPDVYAPGTMNQTMYK; encoded by the coding sequence ATGACAACCACAGGCACCACCGCGGGGGAGAGCGCCCGGGCGACGAACGGCGCCGAACCCGCGCCGGCGGAAATCTCGGGCGGCCACCTGGTGGCCAAGGCCCTCAAGGCCGAAGGCGTCGACACCATCTTCACGCTCTGCGGCGGCCACATCATCGACATCTACGACGGCTGCGTCGACGAGGGCATCAAGGTCATCGACGTCCGGCACGAGCAGGTCGCCGCCCACGCGGCCGACGGCTACGCGCGGATCACCGGCAAGCCGGGCTGCGCGGTCGTCACCGCCGGGCCCGGCACGACCGACGCGGTCACCGGCGTCGCCAACGCCCTGCGCGCGGAGAGCCCGATGCTGCTGATCGGCGGCCAGGGCGCGCTCACCCAGCACAAGATGGGGTCCCTGCAGGACCTCCCGCACGTGGACATGATGACGCCGATCACCAAGTTCGCCGCCACCGTGCCGCACACCGCCCGCGTCGCCGACCTGGTGTCGATGGCGTTCCGCGAGGCCTACGCCGGCGCGCCCGGGCCGTCGTTCCTGGAGATCCCGCGCGACGTCCTCGACGCGCGCGTCCCCCTGGAGAAGGCGCGCATCCCCGAAGCCGGCCGCTACCGCGCGTCCACGCGCAACGCGGGTGACCCCGCCGACATCGAGAAGCTGGCCGACATGCTGGTGCACGCCAGGAAACCGGCGATCCTGCTAGGCAGCCAGGTCTGGACGACCCGCGCGACGACGCCCGCCGTGGACCTGGTGCGCACGTTGAACATCCCGGCGTACATGAACGGTGCCGGCCGCGGCACGCTCCCGCCGGGCGACCCGCACCACTTCCAGCTCTCCCGGCGGTACGCCTTCGACAACGCGGACGTCATCGTCATCGTCGGCACCCCGTTCGACTTCCGGATGGGCTACGGCAAGCGGCTGTCCCCGGACGCCACCGTCGTCCAGATCGACCTGGACTACCGGACCGTCGGGAAGAACCGGGACATCGACCTCGGCATCGTCGGCGACGCCGGCCAGGTCCTCGCCGCGGTCGCCGAGGCCGCGTCCGCCCGCACCGACAACGGCTCGGTCGGGCGCAAGGTCTGGCTCGAGGAACTCCAGGCCGTGGAGGAGAAGGCGAAGCAGAAGCGGTTGCCGCTGCAGCACTCCGACGCGACGCCGATCCACCCGTACCGCCTCGTCCACGAGATCAACGAGTTCCTCACCGAGGACTCGATCTACATCGGCGACGGCGGCGACATCGTCACGTTCTCCGGCCAGGTCGTCCAGCCCAAGTCGCCCGGTCACTGGATGGACCCCGGTCCACTCGGGACACTCGGCGTCGGCATCCCGTTCGTGCTGGCCGCCAAGCACGCCCGGCCCGACAAGGAGGTCGTCGCCCTGTTCGGCGACGGCGCGTTCAGCCTCACCGGCTGGGACTTCGAGACGCTCGTGCGGTTCGACCTGCCGTTCGTCGGGATCGTCGGCAACAACTCGTCGATGAACCAGATCCGCTACGGCCAGGCCGCGAAGTACGGCCTGCCCCGCGAGCGCGTCGGCAACACCCTCGGCGACGTCCGGTACGACGAGTTCGCCCGGATGCTCGGCGGGTACGGCGAAGAGGTCCGCGACCCGGCCGGCATCGCGCCGGCGCTGCAGCGGGCCCGCGAGTCGGGCAAGCCGTCGCTGATCAACGTCTGGGTCGACCCGGACGTGTACGCCCCCGGAACCATGAACCAGACCATGTACAAGTGA
- the frc gene encoding formyl-CoA transferase, whose translation MGKALEGVRVLDMTHVQSGPSSTQLLAWLGADVIKLETPGRGDITRGQLRDLPGVDSLYFTMLNANKRSITLNMKSDEGKEVFEKLVSGVDVLVENFGPGVVDRFGYPWEKLAALNPRLIYASIKGFGPGRYADFKAYEVIAQAMGGAMSTTGFEDGPPTATGAQIGDSGTGIHLVAAILAALYQRTSTGRGQRVQVAMQDAVLNLCRVKLRDQQRLAHGPLGEYPNDHFGDEVPRSGNASGGGQPGWAVKCAPGGPNDYIYVIIQPVGWAPLTRLLGKPELAEDPAWSTPEVRLSKLDKVFALVEEWTETHTKWEVMEALNAHSIPCGPILSTQELIEDETLAALGSVVEVAHPERGSFKTVGCPLKLSDSPVEIERSPLLSEHTDEVLGELGYGEAELDKLRSAGVI comes from the coding sequence ATGGGTAAGGCACTGGAGGGCGTCCGTGTCCTCGACATGACGCACGTGCAGTCCGGTCCGTCGTCCACGCAGCTGCTCGCCTGGCTCGGCGCGGACGTGATCAAGCTGGAAACCCCCGGCCGGGGCGACATCACGCGCGGCCAGCTGCGCGACCTGCCCGGGGTGGACAGCCTCTACTTCACGATGCTGAACGCCAACAAGCGCAGCATCACCCTCAACATGAAGAGCGACGAGGGCAAGGAAGTCTTCGAAAAGCTCGTCTCCGGTGTGGACGTCCTGGTCGAGAACTTCGGCCCGGGTGTCGTCGACCGGTTCGGCTACCCGTGGGAGAAGCTGGCCGCGCTCAACCCGCGGCTGATCTACGCCTCCATCAAGGGGTTCGGTCCCGGCCGTTACGCCGACTTCAAGGCCTACGAGGTGATCGCGCAGGCCATGGGCGGCGCGATGAGCACCACCGGCTTCGAGGACGGCCCGCCGACGGCGACCGGCGCGCAGATCGGCGACTCCGGCACCGGCATCCACCTGGTGGCCGCCATCCTCGCCGCGCTGTACCAGCGGACGTCCACCGGCCGCGGCCAGCGCGTCCAGGTCGCCATGCAGGACGCCGTGCTCAACCTGTGCCGGGTGAAGCTGCGCGACCAGCAGCGGCTGGCGCACGGGCCGCTCGGCGAATACCCGAACGACCACTTCGGCGACGAGGTCCCGCGCTCGGGCAACGCGTCCGGCGGCGGCCAGCCGGGCTGGGCGGTGAAGTGCGCGCCGGGCGGGCCGAACGACTACATCTACGTGATCATCCAGCCCGTCGGCTGGGCCCCGCTCACCCGGCTGCTCGGCAAACCCGAGCTGGCCGAAGACCCGGCCTGGTCCACTCCGGAAGTCCGGCTGTCCAAACTGGACAAGGTGTTCGCGCTGGTCGAGGAGTGGACCGAGACGCACACCAAGTGGGAGGTGATGGAGGCGCTCAACGCGCACAGCATCCCGTGCGGGCCCATCCTGTCGACGCAGGAGCTGATCGAGGACGAGACCCTCGCCGCGCTCGGCTCCGTCGTCGAGGTCGCGCACCCGGAGCGGGGCAGCTTCAAGACCGTCGGCTGTCCGCTCAAGCTGTCCGACTCGCCCGTCGAGATCGAACGCTCGCCGCTGCTGAGCGAGCACACCGACGAAGTGCTCGGCGAACTCGGTTACGGCGAAGCCGAGCTGGACAAGCTCCGTTCGGCCGGGGTGATCTGA
- a CDS encoding acetate--CoA ligase family protein: MADRAAVEKILEQAAAEGRSSLTAPEGRAVCEAYGIPTPAERLAATAEEAVTQALEIGLPVVLKIVSPDILHKTEAGGVFVGLTDPESVSAGFAKIIENAHAYNADAEILGVQVQRMLTEGQEVIIGSVTDPTFGKIVAFGLGGVLVEVLKDVTFRLAPTSTEEALSMLDGIQAAEILRGVRGAEPVDRDALSGVIHALGQLVTDFPQLSEVDLNPVLATPSGATAVDVRILVDPDAAKEPVRFTQEEILASMTRIMKPASIAVIGASAEAGKIGNSVMKNLVNGGYAGEIHPINPKATEILDRKAYASIVDVPGDVDVAIFTIPAKFVAAALEEAGAKGVAGAILIPSGFGETGNIALQDEVVAIARKHGVRVLGPNIYGYYYTPENLSATFCTPYDVKGGVALSSQSGGIGMAILGFSRSAKMGVSSIVGVGNKADIDEDDLLTFFEQDEHTELIAMHLEDLKDGRSFAETAKRVSRRKPVVVLKAGRTSQGAKAASSHTGALAGNDKVYDDILRQSGVIRAPGLNDMLEYARGIPLLPTPKGENVVIITGAGGSGVLLSDACVDNGLSLMEIPPDLDTAFRKFIPPFGAAGNPVDITGGEPPSTYRNTIALGLEDDRIHALILGYWHTIVTPPMVFAELVSEVVAEYRAKGIHKPVVASLSGDVEVEEASDYLYQHGVVAYPYTTEKPVAVLGAKYRWARAAGLL; encoded by the coding sequence GTGGCGGATCGCGCGGCGGTCGAGAAGATCCTCGAGCAGGCGGCGGCCGAGGGACGGTCTTCGCTGACCGCGCCCGAGGGGCGTGCGGTGTGCGAGGCGTACGGCATCCCGACGCCGGCCGAGCGGCTGGCGGCCACGGCCGAGGAAGCCGTGACGCAGGCGCTGGAGATCGGGCTGCCGGTGGTGCTCAAGATCGTCTCCCCGGACATCCTGCACAAGACCGAGGCCGGCGGTGTGTTCGTGGGCCTCACCGATCCCGAATCGGTGTCGGCCGGGTTCGCGAAGATCATCGAAAACGCGCACGCGTACAACGCCGACGCGGAGATCCTCGGCGTCCAGGTGCAGCGGATGCTCACCGAGGGCCAGGAGGTGATCATCGGGTCGGTCACGGACCCGACGTTCGGCAAGATCGTCGCCTTCGGCCTCGGCGGCGTGCTCGTGGAAGTGCTCAAGGACGTGACGTTCCGGCTGGCGCCGACCAGCACCGAGGAAGCGCTTTCGATGCTCGACGGCATCCAGGCCGCGGAGATCCTGCGCGGGGTCCGCGGCGCCGAACCGGTCGACCGGGACGCGCTGTCGGGGGTGATCCACGCCCTCGGGCAGCTGGTCACCGACTTCCCCCAGCTGTCCGAAGTGGACCTCAACCCGGTGCTCGCGACGCCGTCCGGCGCCACCGCCGTCGATGTCCGGATCCTGGTCGACCCGGACGCGGCGAAGGAGCCGGTCCGGTTCACCCAGGAGGAGATCCTCGCGTCGATGACGCGCATCATGAAACCGGCGTCGATCGCGGTGATCGGGGCGTCCGCCGAGGCCGGGAAGATCGGCAACTCGGTGATGAAGAACCTGGTCAACGGCGGCTACGCGGGGGAGATCCACCCGATCAACCCCAAGGCCACCGAGATCCTCGACCGCAAGGCCTACGCGAGCATCGTCGACGTCCCCGGTGACGTCGACGTCGCGATCTTCACCATCCCGGCGAAGTTCGTCGCGGCCGCGCTGGAGGAGGCGGGCGCGAAGGGCGTCGCCGGCGCGATCCTCATCCCGTCCGGCTTCGGCGAGACCGGCAACATCGCGCTGCAGGACGAGGTCGTGGCGATCGCGCGCAAGCACGGCGTCCGCGTGCTCGGGCCGAACATCTACGGCTACTACTACACGCCGGAGAACCTGTCGGCGACGTTCTGCACGCCCTACGACGTCAAAGGAGGCGTGGCGCTCTCGTCGCAGAGCGGCGGCATCGGGATGGCGATCCTCGGGTTCAGCCGCTCGGCGAAGATGGGCGTGTCCTCGATCGTCGGCGTGGGCAACAAGGCCGACATCGACGAGGACGACCTGCTCACCTTCTTCGAGCAGGACGAGCACACCGAGCTCATCGCCATGCACCTCGAAGACCTCAAGGACGGCCGGTCGTTCGCGGAGACGGCGAAGCGGGTGTCACGGCGCAAGCCGGTCGTGGTGCTCAAGGCGGGCCGGACGTCGCAGGGTGCGAAGGCGGCGAGTTCCCACACCGGCGCGCTGGCCGGGAACGACAAGGTCTACGACGACATCCTGCGCCAGAGCGGCGTCATCCGGGCACCGGGGCTGAACGACATGCTCGAGTACGCCCGGGGCATCCCGCTGCTGCCGACGCCGAAGGGCGAGAACGTCGTCATCATCACCGGTGCGGGCGGCTCCGGCGTGCTGCTCTCGGACGCCTGCGTCGACAACGGCCTGAGCCTGATGGAGATCCCGCCGGACCTCGACACGGCGTTCCGGAAGTTCATCCCGCCGTTCGGCGCGGCGGGCAACCCGGTGGACATCACCGGCGGCGAGCCGCCCTCGACCTACCGCAACACGATCGCGCTGGGCCTCGAGGACGACCGCATCCACGCCCTGATCCTGGGCTACTGGCACACCATCGTCACCCCGCCCATGGTGTTCGCCGAGCTGGTTTCCGAGGTCGTCGCCGAGTACCGCGCGAAGGGCATCCACAAGCCCGTCGTCGCGTCGCTCTCGGGTGACGTCGAAGTCGAGGAAGCCAGCGATTACCTCTACCAGCACGGGGTCGTGGCCTACCCGTACACGACCGAGAAGCCGGTCGCGGTGCTCGGCGCGAAGTACCGCTGGGCCCGGGCCGCGGGACTGCTTTGA
- a CDS encoding OFA family MFS transporter: MTAATYQEIVDENGRVYRVGETPQDIMGRSRSWMVWLPWIAMMAVSVFEYGWGAVEGTLEEKYGWSLSDAFWLASIWAVFQAGVAFPAGRLREKNIMSAKTAMLAGAVCSGIGYFTISHSGNLAVAFIGYAVLGGTGAGLVYATCINMVGKWYPEKRGARTGFVNGGFAYGAVPFIYVFAAFLTPTNYTVILDVIGVYMLLVVGVCGFLFKDPPKSWWPQEVDPKNWAANRRTKSGGLAKNPPAVKQFSPMEAIRTGMLPLMWVCLVIIGGVSLFGINFQVPFAKESGFGAFVAASSAGVLSIVNGTGRAVVGWVSDRIGRRQTLTVVLVIAGGAQFGVMYAGNTHNLVLFMVFAFLTGFGGGAFYPLFAALVPDYFGENNNASNYGLVYSAKLIGGVGGGGLAAGVISAWGYTGAYILAGCIALLSAVLTLFLRQPKRTHHQLAETELVARPSAATGG; the protein is encoded by the coding sequence ATGACCGCAGCGACGTACCAGGAGATCGTTGACGAGAACGGACGGGTCTACCGAGTAGGCGAGACGCCGCAGGACATCATGGGGCGTTCGCGAAGCTGGATGGTGTGGCTGCCCTGGATCGCCATGATGGCGGTCAGTGTCTTCGAATACGGCTGGGGCGCCGTCGAAGGCACCCTCGAAGAGAAGTACGGCTGGTCGCTCAGCGACGCGTTCTGGCTGGCCAGCATCTGGGCCGTGTTCCAGGCCGGCGTCGCGTTCCCGGCGGGCCGGCTGCGCGAGAAGAACATCATGTCGGCGAAGACGGCCATGCTGGCCGGCGCGGTGTGCAGCGGCATCGGCTACTTCACCATCTCCCACAGCGGCAACCTGGCCGTGGCCTTCATCGGCTACGCCGTGCTCGGCGGGACCGGGGCCGGGCTGGTGTACGCGACCTGCATCAACATGGTCGGCAAGTGGTACCCCGAGAAACGGGGTGCGAGGACGGGCTTCGTCAACGGCGGGTTCGCCTACGGCGCTGTCCCGTTCATCTACGTGTTCGCCGCGTTCCTGACGCCGACAAACTACACGGTGATCCTCGACGTCATCGGCGTCTACATGCTGCTGGTCGTCGGGGTCTGCGGGTTCCTGTTCAAGGACCCGCCGAAGAGCTGGTGGCCCCAGGAGGTCGACCCGAAGAACTGGGCCGCGAACCGGCGGACCAAGAGCGGCGGCCTGGCCAAGAACCCGCCCGCGGTGAAGCAGTTCTCCCCGATGGAGGCGATCCGGACCGGCATGCTCCCGCTGATGTGGGTGTGCCTGGTGATCATCGGCGGGGTTTCGCTGTTCGGCATCAACTTCCAGGTGCCCTTCGCCAAGGAGAGCGGGTTCGGGGCGTTCGTCGCGGCGTCGTCGGCCGGGGTGCTCTCGATCGTCAACGGCACCGGCCGCGCCGTGGTCGGCTGGGTGTCGGACCGGATCGGCCGGCGGCAGACGCTCACCGTCGTGCTGGTGATCGCCGGTGGTGCGCAGTTCGGCGTGATGTACGCCGGCAACACGCACAACCTGGTGCTGTTCATGGTGTTCGCGTTCCTGACCGGGTTCGGCGGCGGGGCGTTCTACCCGCTGTTCGCCGCGCTCGTGCCGGACTACTTCGGCGAGAACAACAACGCGTCGAACTACGGCCTGGTCTACAGCGCGAAACTGATCGGCGGCGTCGGCGGTGGTGGCCTCGCCGCGGGGGTCATCAGCGCGTGGGGCTACACGGGTGCGTACATCCTCGCCGGGTGCATCGCGCTGCTGTCCGCGGTGCTGACGCTCTTCCTGCGCCAGCCCAAGCGGACGCACCACCAGCTCGCCGAAACCGAGCTGGTGGCGCGACCTTCCGCCGCTACCGGCGGCTGA
- a CDS encoding GntR family transcriptional regulator — MSQPASPLPDRGPTGRRTAKGALGSTRAKRVERPAPLRQVVYEALAELIINRTLEPGQHLVEADLAEYLGVSRQPVREALQRLQSEGWVDLRPAQGAFVHLPTDEEADQLLSVRSVLETHSAKLAAGRATADDVKRLWELQNVGVKALKAEDTEGLVAANAALHAFITELSGNAVLAELIGLVDRRVRWYYTPIARPRGQDAWHEHEELITAIAMEDEEAAEKIMTKHTERTRQAYHERPDAPRS; from the coding sequence GTGAGCCAGCCCGCTTCCCCGCTCCCCGATCGCGGCCCGACCGGCCGCCGCACGGCCAAGGGCGCGCTCGGCTCGACCCGCGCCAAGCGCGTCGAGCGACCGGCTCCGCTGCGTCAGGTCGTCTACGAGGCCCTCGCCGAGCTGATCATCAACCGCACCCTCGAACCCGGGCAGCACCTGGTCGAAGCCGACCTGGCCGAGTACCTGGGCGTCAGCCGCCAGCCCGTCCGCGAGGCCCTGCAGCGGCTGCAGAGTGAAGGCTGGGTCGACCTCCGCCCCGCGCAGGGCGCGTTCGTGCACCTGCCCACCGACGAAGAGGCCGACCAGCTGCTGAGCGTCCGCAGCGTGCTGGAGACGCACTCCGCGAAGCTCGCCGCCGGCCGGGCCACCGCGGACGACGTCAAACGCCTGTGGGAACTGCAGAACGTCGGCGTCAAGGCGCTCAAGGCCGAAGACACCGAAGGCCTGGTGGCGGCCAACGCCGCTCTCCACGCGTTCATCACCGAGCTGTCCGGCAACGCCGTCCTGGCGGAACTGATCGGCCTCGTCGACCGGCGGGTTCGCTGGTACTACACGCCGATCGCCCGGCCCCGTGGGCAGGACGCCTGGCACGAGCACGAAGAGCTGATCACCGCGATCGCGATGGAGGACGAGGAAGCGGCCGAGAAGATCATGACCAAGCACACCGAACGGACCCGCCAGGCCTACCACGAACGTCCGGACGCGCCCCGGTCCTGA